From a single Nostoc sp. MS1 genomic region:
- the nadC gene encoding carboxylating nicotinate-nucleotide diphosphorylase, translating into MSKVGVLPPWLVLDPLLRGWLLEDVGRGDRTTNSLLAADVTLGSAKWVAKAPGVIAGLPVAARVFQLLNEKVSFVTTADEGAFCEPGQVVAEMSGSLDALLMGERVALNLAMRLSGIATLTNKYVEQIADLPARLVDTRKTTPGLRLLEKYATAVGGAINHRIGLDDAVMIKDNHIAAAGGISEAITRIRSQIPYTLTIEVETETIEQVKEALEYQADIIMLDNMPVDLMRQAVQLIRQQDSRVKIEASGNVTLETIRAVAETGVDYISSSAPITQSKWLDLSMKIS; encoded by the coding sequence GTGAGTAAAGTTGGTGTTTTGCCGCCTTGGTTGGTTTTAGATCCGCTATTACGGGGCTGGTTGTTGGAGGATGTTGGTCGGGGCGATCGCACTACGAATAGTCTGTTAGCTGCGGATGTTACTCTAGGCTCGGCGAAGTGGGTAGCGAAAGCACCAGGGGTAATTGCTGGTTTACCAGTTGCAGCAAGAGTGTTTCAGCTTTTAAATGAGAAGGTTAGTTTTGTAACTACTGCTGATGAAGGTGCATTTTGTGAGCCAGGACAGGTTGTGGCGGAAATGTCTGGTTCGCTTGATGCTTTGTTGATGGGGGAACGGGTAGCGCTCAATTTGGCTATGCGGTTGAGTGGAATTGCAACTTTGACTAATAAATATGTAGAACAAATTGCAGATTTACCTGCCCGTTTGGTGGATACGCGCAAGACTACGCCAGGTTTGAGGTTGTTGGAAAAGTACGCGACTGCCGTAGGTGGAGCGATTAATCACCGTATAGGGCTGGATGATGCGGTGATGATTAAGGATAATCATATCGCGGCGGCCGGGGGAATTAGTGAAGCTATTACTCGTATTCGCTCTCAGATTCCTTATACGTTAACGATAGAAGTAGAGACGGAAACGATTGAACAGGTGAAGGAGGCTTTGGAATATCAGGCTGACATTATTATGTTGGACAATATGCCTGTTGATTTGATGCGTCAGGCAGTGCAGTTAATTCGTCAGCAAGATAGTAGAGTAAAGATTGAGGCTTCTGGGAATGTGACCCTGGAAACTATTCGGGCGGTAGCTGAGACTGGTGTTGATTATATTTCTAGTAGTGCGCCTATTACTCAGTCGAAGTGGTTGGATTTAAGTATGAAGATTAGTTGA